In Shouchella patagoniensis, the following are encoded in one genomic region:
- a CDS encoding glycoside hydrolase family 43 protein → MNSLYKNPIVEQRADPWVYKHTDGYYYFTGSVPEYDRIELRRAKTINGLCNGEAKDIWHKHEEGPMSKFIWAPELHFIGGKWYIYFAAAETAEARNRMFVLETDADNPLEGSWTEKGRIETKWDSFALDATTFAHRGIRYLVWAQKDPDIAGNTNLYIAKMKNPWTLESQQVMLTKPEHSWETEGYLVNEGPAVIIRHGRVFIAYSASATDHRYCMGLLYANENANLLDARSWNKRESPVFATNEETRQYGPGHNSFTVSEDGSSDVLIYHARPYKEIKGDPLDDPNRHARAQLLDWQNGWPKFGVPVADGKSV, encoded by the coding sequence ATGAATTCGCTATATAAAAATCCAATTGTGGAACAACGGGCTGATCCTTGGGTCTACAAGCATACAGACGGCTACTACTACTTCACTGGATCAGTTCCGGAATATGACAGAATTGAACTAAGGCGTGCAAAAACAATCAACGGGTTATGCAATGGAGAAGCGAAGGACATTTGGCATAAGCATGAAGAGGGTCCGATGAGCAAGTTCATTTGGGCACCAGAACTTCATTTTATTGGTGGGAAATGGTACATCTATTTTGCAGCAGCGGAAACAGCGGAAGCGCGAAATCGGATGTTTGTGCTTGAAACAGATGCGGATAACCCGCTTGAAGGTAGCTGGACGGAAAAGGGACGCATTGAAACGAAGTGGGATTCATTTGCTTTAGATGCCACTACATTTGCTCATCGTGGCATCCGTTATTTAGTCTGGGCCCAAAAAGATCCAGATATAGCTGGGAACACAAATTTGTACATTGCAAAAATGAAAAATCCATGGACGCTCGAAAGTCAGCAAGTGATGCTTACAAAACCAGAACATTCCTGGGAAACAGAAGGATATCTTGTCAATGAAGGACCAGCTGTTATTATCCGCCATGGGCGTGTTTTTATTGCATACTCTGCTAGCGCCACTGACCACCGTTATTGTATGGGGCTTTTATACGCAAACGAGAATGCTAATTTGCTTGATGCTAGAAGCTGGAATAAAAGAGAGTCCCCCGTATTTGCAACAAATGAAGAGACGAGACAGTATGGACCTGGACATAACAGCTTTACTGTATCAGAGGACGGTAGTTCTGACGTGTTAATTTATCATGCGCGACCATATAAAGAAATTAAAGGAGATCCACTTGATGATCCAAATCGCCACGCCAGAGCCCAACTGCTCGATTGGCAAAACGGATGGCCGAAATTCGGCGTGCCTGTCGCTGATGGAAAGTCGGTCTAG
- a CDS encoding ArsR/SmtB family transcription factor, giving the protein MQLDTTTKSLPVYEALASKVRLSIIQQLSVRAMNVRELAEAVGLSSAIMTMHIKKLEKSKIIRTEMVPGKAGTQKLCMLDVEQINILFPPKTENPIKYHETVLSVGHYTDFEVEPTCGIATPEHIIGEFDEPRFFLDSDRVNAKILWFSKGFIEYKIPNFLMKNEMPKTLEISMELSSEAPFTNNNWPSDITFHLNQIELGTWTSPGDYGDSPGKFTPNWWPNVVNQYGLLKFLRITEEGTFMNGVKLSSMTITDVDIRSKQWVFRISVPEHAKNVGGVTIFGSNFGNYNQDILFRLFHSTDQI; this is encoded by the coding sequence ATGCAATTAGACACTACCACCAAATCACTACCTGTTTACGAAGCACTTGCCAGCAAAGTTAGGCTTTCAATTATTCAACAATTAAGCGTCCGTGCTATGAATGTCCGAGAACTTGCAGAGGCTGTCGGTTTAAGCAGCGCGATTATGACTATGCATATTAAGAAACTCGAAAAATCTAAAATCATCCGCACAGAAATGGTACCTGGAAAAGCAGGCACTCAAAAGCTGTGCATGCTTGATGTGGAACAAATCAATATCTTGTTCCCCCCGAAAACAGAGAATCCGATCAAATATCATGAAACTGTGTTATCAGTTGGCCATTATACTGATTTTGAAGTGGAGCCAACTTGTGGAATTGCCACACCTGAGCATATTATTGGCGAGTTCGATGAACCACGCTTTTTCCTTGATTCAGATCGCGTGAATGCAAAGATTCTATGGTTTAGTAAAGGATTCATTGAATACAAGATCCCAAACTTCTTAATGAAAAATGAGATGCCAAAAACGCTGGAAATTTCTATGGAACTATCTTCTGAAGCTCCCTTTACGAACAATAATTGGCCTTCGGATATTACATTCCATTTGAACCAAATCGAGCTTGGGACTTGGACGAGCCCTGGCGATTACGGTGACAGCCCGGGAAAATTCACGCCGAATTGGTGGCCGAATGTTGTAAACCAATACGGGTTGCTTAAGTTTCTGCGCATTACTGAAGAAGGCACTTTTATGAACGGAGTAAAGCTGTCGTCAATGACGATTACAGACGTTGATATCCGTTCGAAACAATGGGTTTTCCGTATTTCTGTTCCAGAGCACGCAAAAAATGTTGGCGGCGTAACGATATTTGGTTCCAACTTCGGCAATTACAACCAGGATATTCTTTTTCGTTTGTTTCACTCCACAGACCAAATCTAA
- a CDS encoding glycoside hydrolase family 43 protein, with amino-acid sequence MFTTRNKVWWGLGSLCLVLTVGFVLAGGWANGSDGVEQEVSFGDVSVHDPSVVKDGETYYIFGSHLASAKSDDLMHWEQVSTQVSDDNPLIPNVYEELAEAFEWAETDTLWAADVIQLEDGNYYMYYNACKGDSPRSVMGVAVADDIEGPYRDLGIFLKSGMWGEESEDGTIYDAQIHPNVVDPHVFFDKDGLLWMVYGSYSGGIFIMEMNPETGKPFPGQGYGKHLMGGNHSRIEAPYILYSPETDYYYLHVTFGGLDAVGGYNMRVARSKSPEGPYVDAEGNEMDQVKSNPDLPLFDDASIEPYGVKQMGNFLFQTELDEDSYPAGYVSPGHNSVYYDEESGKYQLFFHTRFPDRGEFHQVRVHQMFMNSEGWPVIAPHRYTGEKTGNVSDQDVSGNYRFINHGKQISAEMNESIEISLEPDQKITGAVEGKWKRTGDHLAELEINGDVYNGVFLEQWDEATGESVMVFTAVSETGVSVWGSKISQ; translated from the coding sequence ATGTTTACAACAAGGAATAAGGTGTGGTGGGGACTGGGTTCACTTTGTCTTGTATTGACAGTAGGGTTTGTTTTAGCTGGTGGTTGGGCAAATGGTAGTGATGGCGTAGAGCAGGAAGTGAGTTTTGGCGACGTCTCTGTCCATGATCCATCGGTTGTTAAAGATGGAGAAACCTATTACATTTTCGGGTCTCATCTTGCGTCAGCCAAATCTGATGATTTGATGCATTGGGAACAAGTCTCAACCCAAGTTAGTGATGACAACCCGTTGATTCCAAATGTGTATGAAGAGCTAGCCGAAGCATTTGAATGGGCGGAAACGGATACGCTTTGGGCGGCTGATGTCATTCAATTGGAGGATGGCAACTATTATATGTATTACAATGCTTGCAAGGGAGACTCGCCACGTTCAGTTATGGGCGTAGCAGTTGCTGACGATATTGAGGGTCCTTACCGTGATCTTGGTATTTTTCTGAAATCTGGTATGTGGGGAGAAGAGAGTGAGGATGGCACAATTTACGATGCACAGATCCATCCAAACGTAGTCGATCCACATGTTTTTTTTGACAAAGACGGTCTTCTTTGGATGGTGTATGGCTCCTATTCTGGTGGCATCTTTATTATGGAAATGAATCCCGAAACCGGAAAGCCTTTTCCAGGGCAAGGGTATGGCAAGCATTTGATGGGGGGGAATCATAGCCGCATTGAAGCTCCTTATATTTTGTATAGCCCAGAGACTGATTACTATTATTTGCATGTGACGTTTGGTGGGCTCGATGCCGTGGGCGGTTACAATATGCGTGTGGCGCGCTCAAAATCGCCAGAAGGACCTTACGTTGATGCTGAAGGCAATGAGATGGATCAGGTGAAATCAAACCCTGATTTGCCTTTGTTCGATGATGCTTCGATTGAGCCGTATGGGGTAAAACAAATGGGGAATTTCTTATTTCAAACAGAGCTTGATGAGGACAGCTATCCGGCAGGCTATGTTTCTCCAGGTCATAATTCCGTTTACTACGATGAGGAGAGCGGCAAATATCAGCTATTTTTCCATACACGCTTTCCTGATAGAGGAGAATTTCATCAGGTTCGAGTACATCAGATGTTCATGAATAGCGAAGGCTGGCCAGTTATTGCACCCCACCGTTATACAGGGGAAAAGACTGGGAATGTTTCGGACCAGGATGTTAGCGGAAATTATCGATTTATTAACCACGGAAAACAAATATCAGCTGAAATGAACGAATCAATTGAGATTTCTTTAGAACCGGATCAAAAGATTACTGGAGCGGTAGAAGGAAAGTGGAAACGAACTGGCGATCACCTAGCTGAACTTGAAATTAATGGAGATGTATACAATGGTGTTTTTCTTGAACAATGGGATGAAGCGACAGGGGAAAGCGTTATGGTGTTTACGGCTGTATCCGAGACTGGAGTTTCCGTTTGGGGAAGTAAAATAAGCCAATGA
- a CDS encoding ferritin, with protein sequence MLSEKMVTALNRQMNIEFQAAHDYMAMAAYCHHTSYNGFADFFLMQAEEERVHGMKVYEYLNDKGKQAVFEAIKAPEAKFGSLVETFEAALAQEREVTKSYYDVYGIAQEEREYQTLSFLNWFLDEQVEEEATFETHIDYLTRIKDDSNALYIYEQELGKRKEG encoded by the coding sequence ATGTTATCAGAAAAAATGGTTACCGCATTAAATCGTCAAATGAACATTGAATTCCAAGCAGCACATGATTATATGGCGATGGCGGCATATTGCCACCATACGAGCTACAATGGATTTGCTGACTTTTTCCTTATGCAAGCAGAAGAAGAACGCGTTCACGGCATGAAAGTATACGAATACTTAAACGACAAAGGCAAACAAGCTGTATTCGAAGCGATTAAAGCACCAGAAGCAAAATTTGGCTCCCTCGTCGAAACGTTTGAAGCGGCACTCGCTCAAGAACGCGAAGTGACAAAAAGCTATTACGACGTTTACGGGATTGCCCAAGAAGAACGCGAGTACCAAACACTCTCTTTCTTAAACTGGTTTCTCGACGAACAAGTAGAAGAAGAAGCAACGTTTGAAACACATATTGATTATTTAACACGGATCAAAGATGACTCAAATGCCCTCTATATTTATGAACAGGAACTCGGTAAGAGAAAAGAAGGTTAG
- a CDS encoding ABC transporter ATP-binding protein codes for MLKRFMQYYIPYKRLFALTLICGILAALLELAFPLAVNLVVDELLPMGEWQTIAWGGIGLLVLYFMNGGFHYVVTYWGHKLGINIETDMRKQLYEHLQKQSVQFYDDTKTGHLISRLTNDLMDIGEVAHHGPEELAISLMTLTGAFAIMLSLNWQLALLTFVLVPFILLLTVYFGKKMASAMSYMFGAIANFNARVENGVTGIRVTKAFANEDFELERFAKENKEFRVTKLKSYKIMAAHITVSQIMMKFLLLFVLVAGTWFVINGQLTYGEFIAFVLFANIMIGPIQKLNAVIEMYPKGIAGFKRFLDVLDQEPEQKEKDNPIEATNLRGEIVYDNVSFAYKGSKTVLNEASFSIKPGETIAFVGPSGAGKTTIASLLPRFYDVTSGGIKIDGTDIREYTLASLRNQIGIVQQDVFLFDGTIRENIAYGRLDASDEDIQDAAKKAQMEDFIRLLPDGMDTLIGERGVKLSGGQKQRLSIARMFLKNPPILVLDEATSALDTQTEAAIQEALSRLSKGRTTIVIAHRLATIQDADRILVLTENGVEEEGPHDELLAQGGLYSRMHSRQFGLQYA; via the coding sequence ATGCTAAAACGATTCATGCAATATTACATACCTTATAAGCGTTTATTTGCCTTAACTCTCATTTGCGGCATACTTGCAGCGCTACTTGAGCTCGCATTTCCTTTGGCCGTTAATCTCGTTGTTGACGAATTATTGCCAATGGGAGAATGGCAAACGATTGCGTGGGGTGGAATCGGCCTGTTAGTTCTGTATTTCATGAACGGCGGCTTCCATTATGTTGTTACCTACTGGGGCCATAAGCTTGGCATTAATATTGAAACCGATATGAGAAAGCAGCTCTATGAGCACCTGCAGAAACAATCGGTTCAATTTTATGATGATACGAAAACGGGACACCTTATCTCTCGTCTAACAAATGATTTAATGGACATTGGTGAAGTTGCCCACCACGGACCGGAAGAACTCGCTATTTCGTTAATGACGCTCACAGGCGCATTTGCGATAATGTTGTCCTTGAACTGGCAACTCGCATTGCTAACATTTGTGCTCGTACCGTTTATCTTGTTGTTAACGGTTTATTTTGGGAAAAAGATGGCAAGTGCGATGTCGTATATGTTCGGAGCCATTGCTAATTTCAATGCGCGAGTTGAGAACGGCGTTACAGGAATCCGTGTCACAAAAGCATTTGCGAATGAAGATTTTGAGCTTGAGCGCTTCGCAAAAGAAAACAAAGAATTTCGCGTAACAAAGTTAAAATCTTATAAAATTATGGCGGCTCACATCACAGTCAGCCAAATTATGATGAAATTCTTGCTTTTGTTTGTCCTTGTCGCCGGAACATGGTTTGTGATAAACGGTCAGCTAACGTACGGCGAGTTTATCGCCTTCGTCCTATTTGCTAACATTATGATTGGACCGATTCAAAAACTAAATGCTGTCATTGAAATGTATCCAAAAGGCATTGCTGGATTTAAACGTTTTCTTGATGTACTTGATCAAGAGCCTGAACAAAAAGAAAAAGACAATCCCATTGAAGCAACTAATTTGCGCGGTGAGATTGTTTATGACAATGTATCGTTTGCCTACAAAGGAAGCAAAACCGTATTAAACGAAGCTAGTTTCTCTATTAAACCAGGAGAAACAATTGCCTTTGTTGGTCCATCTGGTGCAGGAAAAACAACCATTGCAAGTCTCCTCCCCCGCTTTTATGATGTGACTTCTGGAGGAATTAAGATTGACGGAACGGATATTAGGGAATACACATTAGCATCACTGCGTAACCAAATTGGCATCGTCCAGCAAGATGTGTTTTTATTTGATGGAACAATCCGTGAAAACATAGCTTATGGAAGACTCGATGCTTCAGATGAAGACATTCAAGATGCTGCAAAAAAAGCGCAAATGGAAGACTTTATCCGCTTATTACCAGATGGAATGGACACATTGATCGGTGAACGTGGTGTGAAATTGTCTGGTGGTCAAAAGCAGCGCCTCTCCATTGCCCGGATGTTTTTGAAAAACCCACCAATTCTTGTGTTGGATGAAGCAACTTCAGCACTTGATACACAAACCGAAGCGGCGATCCAAGAAGCGTTATCACGTCTGTCTAAAGGAAGAACCACGATTGTGATTGCCCACCGCTTGGCGACAATCCAAGATGCGGACCGAATCTTGGTCTTAACAGAAAATGGGGTTGAAGAAGAAGGCCCTCATGACGAGCTCCTCGCTCAAGGTGGGTTATATAGTCGGATGCACTCACGTCAGTTTGGTCTTCAATATGCATAA
- a CDS encoding DUF2268 domain-containing protein — translation MKYEVVDTFRQYEELLAIKNVEKRAEYFRYTMMKPFEEMWEAIHVPLKAKQESGYDVLIASKMLGFADVTDSKTIKQSLATLKQNQTLEIAAMALKTNMKQAMKHGLVVQAEEVKLGLFIADREKLSLQKGYVGFGGIPGFIQLMVYPTSYNLPKIPALIAHEFHHNLRFSYMEWNHGNVTVGDYLVIEGLAESYAKELFGEKQMGPWVTTMDADDLDYSIAVIAEALDVRGFAEVSSYMFGDEIARKEGYKPVGLSFGAGYAVGYKVVQAFMEKTNKTIFEATLLSSEEIIEESGVF, via the coding sequence ATGAAATATGAGGTTGTTGATACGTTTAGGCAATATGAAGAATTACTAGCAATAAAGAATGTAGAAAAGCGAGCAGAATACTTCCGCTACACGATGATGAAACCATTTGAAGAGATGTGGGAAGCGATTCATGTACCGCTCAAAGCCAAGCAAGAAAGTGGCTATGACGTATTAATTGCTAGCAAAATGTTAGGGTTCGCTGATGTTACAGATTCAAAAACGATAAAACAGTCTCTTGCAACATTAAAACAGAATCAGACGCTAGAAATAGCCGCAATGGCATTAAAGACAAATATGAAACAAGCTATGAAACATGGATTAGTGGTTCAGGCAGAGGAAGTGAAGCTGGGGCTTTTTATCGCTGATCGAGAAAAACTTTCATTGCAAAAGGGGTATGTGGGATTTGGGGGCATACCAGGCTTCATCCAATTAATGGTTTATCCAACCTCTTATAATTTGCCGAAGATACCGGCGCTCATTGCCCATGAGTTTCATCATAATTTGCGTTTTTCCTATATGGAATGGAATCACGGGAATGTCACAGTCGGCGACTACTTGGTGATTGAGGGATTGGCTGAATCGTATGCAAAGGAACTGTTTGGCGAAAAACAAATGGGACCATGGGTCACGACTATGGATGCGGATGATTTGGATTACTCGATTGCTGTCATTGCTGAAGCGCTTGACGTAAGAGGTTTTGCGGAAGTAAGCAGTTATATGTTTGGCGATGAGATCGCAAGAAAGGAAGGATACAAACCGGTAGGACTTTCGTTTGGCGCGGGTTATGCAGTTGGTTATAAAGTGGTGCAAGCCTTTATGGAAAAAACAAATAAGACGATTTTCGAGGCAACATTGTTATCAAGTGAAGAGATTATTGAAGAATCTGGTGTTTTTTGA
- a CDS encoding LysE family translocator, whose protein sequence is MSEIITFLILSLFVVLVPGVDFALITRRTIAHGKLDGLKMVLGLTTGALLHTLTAAVGLSMILMQSALAFEIIRYLGALYLIYLGLSSFIKKKKTTKKDLTNPTEVMNKEKNGSAYKQGLISNILNPKVALFFLTFLPQFVMPGYHASLQFIIMGTIYALFTISWYTTLVYLLAYVRKWLLSPRVQGTIDKITGLALLAFGLNILFNNPSESK, encoded by the coding sequence ATGAGCGAAATCATAACGTTTCTTATATTATCATTATTTGTCGTACTCGTACCTGGAGTTGACTTTGCTTTAATAACACGAAGAACCATTGCTCACGGGAAATTAGATGGGTTAAAAATGGTTTTGGGGTTAACAACGGGTGCACTATTGCATACATTAACAGCTGCCGTTGGATTATCGATGATCTTGATGCAGTCCGCTCTCGCTTTTGAAATTATTCGATATCTTGGTGCGCTCTATTTAATTTATCTTGGTTTATCTTCCTTCATTAAAAAGAAAAAAACGACAAAAAAAGACTTAACAAATCCAACTGAAGTAATGAATAAAGAAAAGAACGGTTCAGCTTACAAACAAGGACTAATATCAAACATCTTAAACCCTAAAGTTGCCTTGTTTTTTCTAACCTTTCTTCCACAATTCGTTATGCCGGGCTACCATGCAAGCCTTCAATTTATTATTATGGGAACCATTTATGCCTTATTTACAATTAGTTGGTACACAACCCTTGTTTATCTCTTGGCATACGTTCGAAAATGGTTGTTATCACCACGAGTTCAAGGAACGATTGATAAAATTACAGGGCTGGCATTATTAGCGTTTGGACTAAACATCTTATTCAATAATCCTTCAGAATCGAAATAA
- a CDS encoding HD domain-containing protein has translation MIHLHEPLYEEVIPLEWERQLFQTSYVKRLKHLAHFGAGSFVSSVTHSRYEHTIGVWKLVVRFFPQDDLLRAAAILHDIGHLPFSHAVERTLGYDHHLLTNTYINSDEVDAVLQTAKLSASEVCTVLNKETALTGTSQVLGLDHLDSFLRDTYMAGTLRVHPKEIVDKLTCSHAGIESDEATATQLLEIIEANNRLIHSPLLRAVDFLLAQAVDLHWQETRDGFSFLMDAEVTAQMIHSPNKEVRRLIQILLFEPHRIVIESGPGDRIRKGKVYSKQPLVNGTPYSKTEKGKAFERHIQALVKEYDVRFV, from the coding sequence ATGATTCATCTTCATGAACCGCTTTACGAAGAAGTTATACCACTTGAATGGGAAAGACAGTTATTTCAAACAAGCTATGTAAAACGACTAAAACATCTTGCACATTTTGGAGCAGGTTCCTTTGTTTCATCAGTGACACATTCACGTTATGAACATACGATTGGTGTGTGGAAATTGGTTGTTCGTTTCTTCCCGCAAGATGATCTTCTTCGGGCAGCCGCAATCTTGCATGATATTGGGCATCTGCCCTTTTCACACGCAGTTGAACGAACGCTTGGCTACGATCATCACCTGCTAACAAATACGTACATAAATAGTGACGAAGTGGATGCAGTTTTACAGACGGCTAAGTTATCTGCCAGTGAAGTATGTACGGTCTTAAATAAAGAAACGGCTTTGACAGGTACGAGCCAAGTGCTTGGCTTAGATCATTTGGATAGTTTTTTACGTGATACATACATGGCAGGAACGCTTCGAGTACATCCAAAAGAAATAGTAGACAAGCTAACGTGTTCGCACGCTGGAATTGAATCGGATGAAGCAACTGCTACACAGCTGTTAGAAATCATTGAGGCAAACAACCGTCTCATTCACTCACCTTTGCTTCGAGCCGTTGACTTCTTATTAGCGCAAGCTGTTGATCTTCATTGGCAGGAAACAAGGGATGGTTTTTCTTTTTTAATGGATGCAGAAGTGACGGCGCAGATGATACACTCTCCAAATAAAGAGGTCCGAAGGCTGATTCAAATTCTACTTTTTGAACCCCATCGAATCGTGATAGAGAGTGGACCAGGGGATCGGATTAGAAAAGGGAAAGTATACAGCAAACAGCCGCTTGTTAATGGTACCCCTTATAGTAAAACAGAAAAGGGGAAGGCGTTTGAACGCCACATACAAGCACTAGTCAAAGAATATGATGTTCGTTTTGTTTGA
- a CDS encoding GNAT family N-acetyltransferase: MEIKQATILNAEEIAPLFDAYRQFYKQPSDLTGANKYIQTRLSRQDSVIFFACEDKACVGFVQLYPTFSSIGMGKALILNDLYVEPAHRKKGVGENLLQAAKDYAARDGAKSLSLSTAIDNKAAQTLYERNGYEKDEQFLHYELKMH, encoded by the coding sequence ATGGAGATTAAGCAAGCAACAATACTAAATGCGGAGGAAATTGCACCTCTGTTTGATGCGTATCGGCAATTTTATAAACAGCCAAGTGATTTAACAGGAGCAAATAAGTACATCCAAACAAGGCTTTCTCGGCAAGACTCTGTCATCTTTTTTGCGTGTGAAGACAAGGCCTGTGTTGGTTTCGTTCAACTGTATCCAACGTTTTCATCTATTGGTATGGGCAAGGCACTTATTTTAAATGATTTGTATGTTGAACCAGCGCACCGGAAAAAAGGAGTCGGCGAAAATCTGCTCCAAGCAGCCAAGGACTATGCCGCTCGGGATGGAGCGAAAAGCTTGAGCTTAAGTACAGCAATTGATAACAAAGCTGCCCAGACGCTATACGAGCGAAATGGTTACGAGAAGGATGAACAGTTTCTTCATTATGAATTAAAGATGCATTAA
- a CDS encoding DinB family protein encodes MIDFKTQYDMAPNVALFYAMVEENYLRFMKGVEGIAKDEFHFKGLEGTENSIAQLIKHLAYTDLAWNYRIRGSAIPDDLEQIYGPSEENGKLPSVDCQTPIHTLLDQYDLVMTELKETCVRLSDEDLSKGVSYEGKEATIRWGLWHIADHNRYHQAHIHLMKKWYKEKTFASFGFGKGK; translated from the coding sequence TTGATCGATTTTAAAACACAGTATGACATGGCTCCAAACGTGGCATTGTTTTATGCAATGGTAGAAGAGAACTATTTACGGTTTATGAAGGGAGTAGAAGGAATAGCTAAAGATGAGTTCCATTTTAAAGGGCTTGAGGGAACTGAAAACAGCATTGCACAGTTAATTAAACACCTTGCCTATACGGATTTGGCTTGGAATTATCGGATTAGAGGAAGTGCTATTCCTGATGATCTTGAACAGATCTACGGGCCCTCAGAAGAGAATGGCAAGCTGCCTTCAGTCGATTGCCAAACCCCTATTCATACGTTGCTTGATCAATACGACTTAGTTATGACGGAATTGAAGGAAACGTGTGTCCGACTATCGGATGAAGACTTGTCAAAAGGGGTTTCTTATGAAGGTAAGGAAGCAACAATTCGATGGGGGTTATGGCATATCGCTGATCATAATCGCTACCATCAGGCGCATATTCATTTAATGAAAAAATGGTATAAAGAGAAAACGTTTGCGTCATTTGGATTTGGCAAAGGGAAATAG
- a CDS encoding GNAT family N-acetyltransferase: MFPVLETDRLNLRQIHERDRESIYTLFSNENVLRYYGQSPFENEEQANDLINHFNNIYTNRKGIRWGIELKASEDLMGTVGFHLWSPNHRRAEIGYELLPSYWNNGLGSEAIKRVIQYSFTEMKLHRVGAVVFVENDASNNLLEKLGFEKEGLLKEYMFHNGKYKDTYIYSFLKN; this comes from the coding sequence GTGTTTCCTGTACTAGAAACAGATCGTTTAAACCTTAGACAGATACATGAGCGAGATAGGGAGAGTATATATACTCTCTTTTCTAATGAAAACGTATTGAGGTATTATGGGCAATCTCCTTTTGAAAATGAAGAACAAGCTAATGACTTAATCAATCACTTTAACAACATCTATACGAATCGAAAAGGGATTAGGTGGGGAATTGAATTAAAAGCCTCTGAAGACCTTATGGGCACAGTAGGCTTTCATTTATGGTCTCCTAATCATCGTAGAGCGGAAATTGGATATGAACTATTACCAAGTTATTGGAATAATGGCCTCGGTTCAGAAGCGATCAAAAGAGTGATTCAATACAGTTTTACAGAGATGAAACTTCACCGTGTTGGAGCTGTTGTATTTGTAGAAAACGATGCTTCTAATAACCTTTTAGAGAAACTAGGTTTTGAAAAAGAGGGTTTGTTAAAAGAATATATGTTTCATAACGGTAAGTACAAGGACACATATATCTACTCGTTCCTAAAAAATTAG
- a CDS encoding Lrp/AsnC family transcriptional regulator → MDEINRKILTILQQDGRISMTDLSKKISLSVPAVTERVKKLEEQNIIEGYTTKVNANKLNKTVKAFILVKTHKCKLFSEFCKENTMVIECHRLTGEYSYLVKIITESNELLENFIDQTMEYGEPYTMMNLSSPVLNKPI, encoded by the coding sequence TTGGACGAAATCAATCGAAAGATCTTAACCATTCTTCAACAAGATGGGCGCATCTCAATGACTGATTTAAGTAAAAAAATATCATTATCTGTCCCAGCGGTAACTGAAAGAGTTAAGAAATTAGAAGAACAAAACATTATTGAAGGCTATACAACAAAAGTTAACGCAAACAAACTCAACAAAACGGTAAAAGCGTTTATTCTTGTGAAGACACATAAATGTAAATTATTTAGCGAGTTCTGTAAAGAAAACACAATGGTAATTGAATGTCACCGGCTAACGGGAGAGTATAGTTACTTAGTAAAAATTATCACAGAATCTAACGAATTACTGGAAAACTTCATTGACCAAACAATGGAATACGGGGAACCGTACACAATGATGAATCTTTCTTCACCTGTACTTAATAAGCCTATTTAA